In Helicoverpa zea isolate HzStark_Cry1AcR chromosome 7, ilHelZeax1.1, whole genome shotgun sequence, the genomic window GTTGGAACTTCTTAGGTGATTGTACAACTACTCTGACATTGTTATTAGTGTCTGTAATGTAGTAGATAGGACCTTCCTGGAAACAAAATATCATTAGGTCAGTGGTATCAAACTATTTCGTACAAAAAATATGGActtaataaaatttatgattGTCTTTTATTGCTCACGTTACttataaatacaatacattttaaaggAGACGAATGAACAAGGGTGAGCTTAAACTAGAATTGGGTTTTCGTAGAACAAACGTTAATGTTATAGAGATAGTTTATACAGGTCAGATAATAAGACAGAGgatgacaaataaaaaaataacaaactcaAACACAGGAAATCCCTATAAATGAACTTACCGTAGAGTTCGATTCACAGTCTGGCTCGTCATATGTATCTCCGAAACGAGACCCGATAGCCTGGGGGGTATTTTGGTCTACCTCCTGTAATGAAACGTAGGTAATACTTAAGTTTTAGTTTTccattttattaagttttttcagTGCTTTAGTGAGACAGAGTCTTCTATACATATTTTTGCATagtatatgtaggtaaatatgctTACCGATTCGAGCAAGTCCTTTAAAAGTTCCTCAATTTTGTCATCAGGGTAATCATCTCCCTTTTCGAAGCAGTATGACTGTCCCTGGCAGGACGCTGGCATGtcatctagaaaaaaaaaacatcagttatttatgaaatgtacctatatattcTATGTTCTGATACACTCGATTgagaagtttttatttagtttaaatgtttgataataaatgcaacataaaacaaatggatatattttacaaaacccTTTGGACAGTCTATGGTTGTAGTGAGAACTTGCCCTCGAACCGCATACTTTTGATCTTGGATAGCAATACTCTTTTAGAATGGTGTGATAACccaatatttacctactttttacTAATTGATTGGTTTTATACAAACAGTActtaattataaagaaatacGTACATTGCATAATATTTCTGGAATCAGATAAAAGTTCTCCTTCCTCGGGTGCAGCTTTCACTGCATTCATCGTAAAGGCAGTCTGAAATTACAAATAGGCCTaggtgttataaaataagtaaaataaataacaacaaaatgctTTTACTGTACTGTAGAACGACAATACTTAACATGAGTAATACTTTACAATGAGGAGAAACATTATAAGACTGGTTAATATAAGAAtgtattcttatattatttttagtattcaAAATTGCTTCTTTATCTACACTAACATTGGCAGACTTGACTTTAACCATGCAATTATGTTTCTTATCAGTTTCTATTCATTTAGTTACAACAGCGTAGGTTTTTCCAATGGGAAATTCTTGGTAGCAGTTCTAAGGTTGGCACCATGCAATAAATACAATGAAATAGAGTGTGCCTCATACTAATTTATTGAGTTACTATAAGGTAGCTAGAAATTGACTTACCAATAGAACACCAACGAGCAATAAGTAAATAGTTgccattttaataatgtttaaatttatattagttaatgcaataattaaattaacactTTTATAGAAAACCGTGAATGTACGCTGATTGGTTCCTTTCAACAGTGTTGTACTGATCAAGCACACAGTGACAATGATGCGTAGTAGAGGGATGCACCGTTTATAATGCGAAATATTTTAAGGAAAACCGTCGTCAatacgtaataaataattattgttacctatttatttccCAGAATGAGTTTACTAGACATAAtcgaacaatattttaaatcacAGTCATAGGTATCTTTTAGTTAGATTTTCTATAGTTTTGGGTACTTAGGAAGTTATTAAAGGTTGCATGTTGGCAATGAAGAACTTTGATTTTACCTACAATTACGAcgagtattaaaaataatgtatgcaCCCTGCACCTGAAaacacgttaatgtcggtcctgcgcctgatctctctccggtcgtgtcggattaccgtcccatcaggccatgagagtgaaggaatagggagtggtTTCAATCTGGTATGATTTTCTGGGAGTAGataataatctaaaaaaatatattcagaatTGATGTTATTGAGTAACCAAAGTAGGTAATTTACGTGGGTGTAGAATTTATTTACCTCTTATTATATAACGTCATTGAGCGAATTTATCAACATTTATGTCATACGATGCTCCTTATTGGAAACACCATGACGTATACTATTTACGTAATTATAACTCATTGTAGACTAattgaaacttaaaaatatgtttatcatGTCATGTCATCTAGCtgctgaaaatacaaaaatcaaaaaaaaaaatactcatgcGTTTTGAATTCAGGttggtttgtattttttttttcaacataaactgttgtagaaataaaacatgaaagtAGTCTTCCTTGTTAATTTCTTACATAAGGAATTAGGTCTTTACAAACAATAGCAAACGAAGAGAATATACTGTGAAATAATTGTGAAAGATTAAACCTTTTTGATATGGATGATCATGTTATGTCAAggattttgataattttattacatttaagtaaaactacttttacggattttatcgcgtttatattagtattatttattcGGTAATAAGACGGTcggtctgcccgtgaccatggatgctttaaactttaaaggatccgaaacgtcggaaTTAAGTaatcctaatcctaactaatattataaatgagaaagtaactctgtctgtctgtctttctgtcagtctgtctgtctgtctgtctttccttcacgcctaaactactgaatcgatttgtgtgaaatttggtacagatatagtttgaaacttgagaaaggacataggatagtttttattacaaaaaaatataaaaataaaatttattccggacatatagcgctacctattggtcaaaccaaaaatctaccggaagttactattccacgcgaaagaagtcgcgggcaaaagctagtattaatataaccgtgacaaaaaccgtaaaagtagattcatttaaatgtctaatattcgcgtaagtgttcAATCAACATGTTAACAATCAACATGTTAACCAGTGCGGACTGCCAATTTTTTTATAGTCAACTTTCTCAATGCCTTTTTTTAACAGAATAATGCCGTGAAACAGAGACTGCCTGCATGTAACTTCACTGTTAAATAAATCCTAAATCATCAACTTGCGTATTGCTTGTTAGTAGTTACTAGGAGCCAATGGATTTCgtatataatgcaaacaatgcTAGTCTATTGATACGAATAGTAAATAATGAATTTGATTGACATGTAGACACCTAAGTAGATGTTAATTTATTGACATTTGTCTAACCTGCATGTAATTCACTTGAAGAGCTTTTATGACTACGCCCTGCTCGTTTTGCCGAGTCTTCACTTTTACATAAGTTTTGATTGTGGGCATCAAAACTATTCAGTGTTTTACACCTTAGCAAAAACTTTGACATGCATGTGATGTAGATTTTGTCATCATTTTGCGTACTCAAAAATACATACTCGTAGGTGCTCCACATTTAAGGGTAACTAGTTTTAGGTCGGTATTCCTTAGCAAAATTACCTGCTctgttttttaaagtagataAAGAATATAAAGAAAGCGTGGAGCGTATATGTGATCTTTACTCTTTGTAGACAAAAGGCTCCacgctttctttcatcaaactaaatgttcgaattattttgtaatttttaaaagcatgttttttagtttttaaactacaatttttattttatgcgtaaatagagtcgtggtggcccagtgtgtaaaaaaccaacctctcaagtatgagggcgtgggttcaattccaggtcaggcaagtaccaatacaacttttctaagtttgtatgtactttattttCTTAGTATAACTTAGACACCGATGACTGtattttggatggcacgttaaagtGTAGGCCCCCGCTGtgattgaacatccttggcagtcgttacgggtagtcagaagccagtaagtctgacaccagtctaaccaaggattATTAGGTTGCCCGAGTACTGGGTACAGTACccctaactgggttgaggaggtcagataagtagtcgctccttgtaaagctctggtactcagctgcatcctgataaccgaccctaacatagttgggaaaaggcttgggagatgatgaatattttatacGTAAATCATAGGGTTGCATTTGAAATAGCCAATCCGCCACCTTGGGACGGCGACCATGTTGGATTTAAGTCATGTGActgttttttttcgtatttttgatAGTAAACCATTTTCATTTGGTACCCATATCATGGGAGTGGATTTCAAACAGCCATCTTGGGGAGGCGGCCATATTAGATTTATGataacgtttcttagctagtcgtGTATTGTCATCataactcagagcgtgtgcaaaatttcatgttaATCGAAGACTGGGAAGTGGGTGAAATTAGggttccaagattttcttacatacatagttacaagtgaagctaaattaagcgtgttaaaaataattttgaaaaccaacaatagaaattaaaacagctcatgcaagttgtaaaaatatgattattttgaaaaaacctctgttgtcggtaacttagtaattttgttGTAGGTTCAGTATGCTATTCGGAAGCTTAGTTTGGTTATTCGAAGATCCATTTCTTTTTTGGAGAAAATGTTAAGTATTTGATCATGCTcttatttgttgttaaaatggatttattttttggttttgttttgtttatgcaAAAGTAAATTAGCAAGTTGTAAGTTAAATACAAAACAGTACTTTTGATGTAGGCGCTATCTATGTATAGTCTATCCTGACGTCAGAAAGGCTGTCATCTTTAGATGCTAAAtgtcttcaaaaccacgagggtagcaattggtagtaACTAATGGTaggtggtagcaattaggtagcaactctctataatgtatttcgagaggatcggtgaggTGTGACAGCGATCCTGACGTTAACGTTTTTACGCGTCTTATTGCTGCGTCTGCTTCAGAGTTTCTGAGTATTTGAAGTTTGTAAGTTGTTTTGTGGTTGTTAAATAAGTGTTGTGGCGGGTAAAATAAAGAGATGTTATTCGTTTATAATcttgtttatttcacaaaaaaaaacatttacacttactttaaataaatacttattatctTATTCAAATCCATTATGTAAGCAGTGTTGTCTAAAGAAAATTGATACCCATATATCGATGTTAACgcttataaaattttgtatttaactTATTCATTTGGCATCTGCACGCAATGGGTATAGCGGTTGTTACAACTTCCATTCTAGGCTCAGGGTATTCGGTGTTTAAAACGAAGAAATCGAAATCAAGAAACTTGGTCTCACATGTGATATTGAACTTATTAAGAACCGGTCCCTCCACAAAAGAAGTGTTATTCAGGTGTGGCGATTTGTTAGTGATTCTGCCCTCATATCTgaaaaaagtaaacaataattaaattagaataGCATTATTGTGTAACGCACTGACGTATGAAAAGGGAAAAGTAAAAatcgatttgatttgatttgagaaGTTTCTGACCCTTtaaccatacaaaaaaaaaaatattttctctatattatattagGGTAGAAAAACTTTTGAACATGTTAATGCGCCTTTACAATGTGAATTTACTTACAAGCATTCCTTAGTACTGTAACTCTGCAAAAATTTTGTATCAGACTGCACAACTGCTCTAACTTCACCACTACTATCTCTGACATAGTAAATAGGCTTGTCCTGAAAAACAAAGAGTGTTATTATTCAATTAACTGTTAAAAGACATTTATGGCTGTTAGATCGTATTCGATTGCCAATAGAATTTGAGtagaattttttattcaatcatCAGTTTAGGTGTTCAATGTCGTTTTCCTCGTCAGTTGGCAATGAGTTTCAGTAACCAAACGTGAGTAGAACTGTCTAAAAATCTAACCAAGCTATCTAATCCAAGCACAAAAACAAACGCAAAGATGTATTCAAATCGGAATAATAGTTCATCGGATAATTGTATTCAAGACAACAAACAAAAGAACtatttacctttacttttaataaaagaagTATTTGGGATAGAATTTAATGTAAGTAGATGAGAGAGATTTATAAGCTACTTATTACTTGATTTAAAAAAGGCGATTTGCAATTTGATCAAGTTCAGAGGCCCTCAAACAAGCTAGATGAATAGAAAATTTGCCTAACCTGTTACGATGCTAAATATGAATTGATTATGTTAACTAGTAAGTTACCTTAAAGATGGTATTTGCTGGGCAGTTGACATCGTCATCTTCTTGGATGTAGGAAGATTGGCGATCTTTTAGCAGTCTCTCCAACGCCTGCAAAAAGGGAAATATCCAAAATGTTTAGTAATATGTAATCTGAGCTGCCGGTGACGAGGTTACGATTCGGTGCACAACAAGTCGTACGCATGCGTGTGAATAAAGAATAATACAACAAGGGGCGCGCTAGACATTTCAAACACCAACCGCAGTTAAGATGACGGATGTAGTATATAGTTTTAAATCTCAGATTTTCTGAAAAGTTTTGTGAATCTTGCTACTGAAGCTGATAATCGGTCTGGTCGCTGTTATCATTCATTCTATATTTTGTCTGGTATAACTCTATAGACCTTTTTAGGTGTGCTTAACATACAATCATTTAAATGACTTTGTATGGTCTAtcagttatttaaaattaaacttgccTGGGGAATATTTTCTAACAAAGTGTCAATGTCCTTCTGGGGGTAGGAATCACCCTTTGTAAAACAGTAGTTTTTTCCGTAGCAGTCATTGGGCATATCCActgcaaaacaaaacaaaaatttaaataaatgtacgtACCCATATAACAATTACTAAAAACCGACGGGTGAATAAGGTTAATCAGCGCTTAACTGGTAACGTTTCTTGGCAGGTACATTAAATTGGTGAATACCGTCCATAGTTAGTACATTTTTAGCAGTCGTTTCTAGTAATAAGTGCCTATTTTTCCTTgtttaataattacatttattctatacctattttttttctgcAAATCGTTAGAAAAGCCTTTGTGACGATATGAAAATTCATATAATAAGGATAAAAATCTACAAGAAATAAACCTAAAGTACTTACAGAAATCAAACGAATCCACAGTGTATTCGTCTACTCCAGCGTCAGCTCCAACAAGATTGGAGATTACTGGGATGGCGAcctgaaattaaattttaaatcgtGGTTTTTACAAGCTCTTTATTATCTAAAACACAAATTTCTTGTAATACTTTTAAGAACAAGACTCGCATgtatgaaaacattttcaaatattttccttgaacataaattataatttttaaatgatttcaaATATGATTATATTCTTTCATGAGATCACTTTTAGTAGTCTGCgaaccctatttttttttaatctacgtAATAGTTATGTTTAGGTACTTACCAAACACAGAAATACGCTGAAGCGAcacatatttgtttattttattaacgagATATCACCGAATAATATGTTTAtgccaaaaaatatttcgtttatatatttattatatattcgAGGGCAAAAACCGTTCTATTCAAAATATGAAAACAGAACCCGTTTATTCTCCTCGGCTGATGGCGAATGAATGTAACAATGTTCATAAATCCATCCTTTTTATTCAATTCACAATCAAGGAAAACGGTTTTGTTTTGCGTGATACAGGCATGACTTAATGAGTGTGCACAGGGAGCATTTATTATATCACagttcaaaaataattaagggGGTAGTTGACAACTAGCTATCACCAGTTTGAAACGAGAGTATGACAGTTATAACGTCTCAAACGTCgtcacaatataataaaaaaggaaacatttttttgtttgtctgtacaCCGAAACTGTTGAACCGATATGGACATTTTTTTGCTgttagctacactcttcccgagtatcaTTGGCGGCATTTTGTTCCGATACGGctagtaattcccacgggatgcggataAAACAGCCAGTAGACTATACAGAACCAATTTAATCGAACTTGACTAAGGTGGAGTGAGATTTTTTCGTGTTGTGCTCTCTTTTAACGCTACTGTACATTTTTATATCACAAACAACTGTTTTCCCGCGTCTCGAAGAAACTACATCACGTACCAGgagaaaatatagcctatgttactcgggaataatcTAGCTTCAAACAGTGATAGATTTTTTCTAAGGATTTTTTCGGTTCAGTACTTTCAGAGCCTTTAGAGCGCGTCCACACTACAAagatttagtcggccgatagttgagtTTTGTTTAAAAGTATACGTAACAACTATTAGACAACTATTATTTAACAACTATAGATATTTGTTCGGTATCACTCGGgttcaaataaacaatcaaaaaatgtttccactgCTTTTAACAATAGGTAAGGTTTTAATTCGTGGTGGGGTTCGATTTCGGATCTATCAAGTACCTATGCGACTTATCTAAGTTTCTTTGCACTTTCtcagtatatcttggacaccaattcGAGTATTTCGTAGTATTGTgttgtgtttcggagggcatgttaaactgttggtcccAGCTGCTTGAGGGCTGcctaatgtaaatttttgacgttcaaaaagtgctgtatTTCAGCCAAGTTTGtataataaagattttgaattaGAATTTTTCCTTTTATGAGTGCGTTTAATATTGTATATTGTCTACCACCACGCCGATGCCTCAACCATACAACTATTGTCGCTAATACCTAGATCAAGTCATTAACAACGCATCTGTACCTCACAGGAATAGAGGTCGTTACAACGTCCATGATAGGCTCGaattatttagtatttaaaacaaaaaaaaaaaacaatcagaaTGCACTTACTGGTTGAAGCATTCGATTAATGAACAGGCCCAAGTgatataaaaatactgttttctaCATCTGGCGTGTCTTTGGCAATTTTTCCTGTACGTCTAAATCAACactttttacatatatttttaaattaattattttaaaatgtgattgatatggaatttaattaataaatgaaaataaatacaaatatattgtAGAAATATACAAACTGAAATCAAGTTCCTCTTAACTAACTACCTACTAACTTATCAAATGTGTAAAAAgtcaaaaacatttcattttataatatttatgcaatagtgcaatagtaaaaaaaaaaaaacatgtcttAATACTGTTCGAACTTTGTGGGATATTGCACAATAACTCTGACATCACCACGCTTATCTCTGACGTAGCAAATTAGCTTATCCTGAAAATCAAGGATAATGAGTGCGATGAGgataatttgtatattacacTGGAATGTTTTAACCAGAGCGCGAACTTTGAACACTTATACAGTCTGAAATGTAATTCATGGGAAATATTTTTACCACGTGTTCTACTGATGATTGATTTATCATTTAGGCTCATGAAATAgtgaaccaatttttttttgactAGCCCATACAAGTTCATTCACAAAagcgctaaaaaaaaaaaatgcgcaAAAGCTATGTGATTGAACCAGTGCGAGTTTTCGGCTACTGCGGCGCAATAGCGTTGGCAATTGCGATGAATGAAATtgtagtaacttttatttttacaaaattatttttattgacgttGAAGTTTTATGATGATTTGAACGTCTTTTTTTCAAAAGGACAATGACCCTTTTGGTCTACTTCTCCTCTAGCATTATGTgatacatcaatagaaagcttattTCATGcagagtattttcttgtatggcgGCTACTGTCATTAGTAAGTATTAAGGGAGTTATAAcgtgtttaataaaataataactacctACGTCTAAAATCTGTTCTAAGTTTAAGTATTGACAATCAGTGGGTGTGATATAACTACGAAATGTTGCATTTGGAAAGTCCTTTCGAATGATTTGACTCTTTACTACAGAAGGgatttattcacttgaaaaCTCCCATCGATAATAGAATCATATTTAAGCTCTGGcttctaaaatactaacaattcgtcAAAGGTTTGCGAATATGAAATATTGGATTTAATAAGGCCTTTTGAATGATATATAACTCATTACTGGAGAAGggatttatttacttgaaaacaACTATCGACAATTATAACTTtcaataagctctagcttctaaagaACTAACAATTCGTCGGAGGTATGTTAATACGAAATTTAGTATTATTTAGTAAACAAGGACCTCTACTCAGCGAGAACTGATAATTTGATCTTGATATTGAGTTatgtagcagtgagtacgtcatgctcccttagacggcactgcttgcggtagcgtcggcggtcgggttgcctccctccctcaaaaatgtgcgaggagGGCGATGGCTGAtactcgcgttatgctcgtgaacgggtgctgcttgtggtaccagatcgtcttactgactatatattagataaagatatattttttgcaaattgttttaattttgtaaactctttttattttacttagatTCTGGCTGAGCTGAATAATTGGaggctataatattttttttcatcaaacttattcaatgcttgagttagttaaggtatgtgGTTGTCTAAATCATGTTTACTGTAATTTTATgtcaatattgcatattgtcctcTACTGTAATATAGAAATTACATTGTGTACAAAATATCTCAAAAAATGTTTaagttcttctaacctacagacagtcacgcgttgctggggagtttgttgcgccagttcttcttcccagcaaaaacacataggaagtggtgaagggtggtcGTTTcaggggctgtctattgtaaattcctgacgttcaaaaagtgctgtcttgcagccaagtttgaataaatgtgttttttttttaatgttgcaTTTATAAATGCCTTTCGAATTAAATATAACTGATACTAGAGAAGGGATTCactaacttaaaaactaatgatagtataattttatttatttatttaaaactttacatTCAGGCATCAATGGCCCACAGATAAGCTCTAGTttctaaagtactgacaattcgTCAGAGGTATGTtgtgcaaaaacacataggaagtggtgaaaggcgggcgttttgggggctgtgttttgtaaatttgaccttcaaaaagtgttgattttcagcctacttcgaataaatgacttttgattttatgGCTCATAACTAGAGGtaggatattattccttaacatagtATAAACTATCGACTATATGCTCTAGTTAGGCTAtaccttctaaaatactaagaattggtaagaGGTAAGTTAAGAAAAATtgtagcgcttaaaaagacctttcgaTTGATATGTGGTTCATAACTAGAGaggggatattattccttaacatagcAAAACTATCGACTATATGCTTTAGTTCGGCTATATCTTCTGAAATATTAAGAATTGGTAAACGATATTTTAAGACAGAATGTAGCGCTTAAAAAGGCCTTTTAATTGCTATGTGGTTCATATCTAGAGATGgaatattattccttaacacatcatcatcatcatcagcctatcgcagtccactgctggacataggcctctccaagtgcacgccactgagatcgattttcagcttctcgcatccagctcctgccagccgtcttgcgcaagtcatcac contains:
- the LOC124631844 gene encoding uncharacterized protein LOC124631844, translating into MATIYLLLVGVLLTAFTMNAVKAAPEEGELLSDSRNIMQYDMPASCQGQSYCFEKGDDYPDDKIEELLKDLLESEVDQNTPQAIGSRFGDTYDEPDCESNSTEGPIYYITDTNNNVRVVVQSPKKFQQIYSVKRCANEGPIKKDTSHFLFRTTLRKYKMECVTTKMNFDFFVLNDDETGPKMEIASAKDGIPVCCKCRYDAKRD
- the LOC124631948 gene encoding uncharacterized protein LOC124631948; amino-acid sequence: MCRFSVFLCLVAIPVISNLVGADAGVDEYTVDSFDFLDMPNDCYGKNYCFTKGDSYPQKDIDTLLENIPQALERLLKDRQSSYIQEDDDVNCPANTIFKDKPIYYVRDSSGEVRAVVQSDTKFLQSYSTKECLYEGRITNKSPHLNNTSFVEGPVLNKFNITCETKFLDFDFFVLNTEYPEPRMEVVTTAIPIACRCQMNKLNTKFYKR